The segment GCAGTATCTATGCACAAAATATTCTTGAGATCGAGAATCCGGCTGTGGCGTTGATTAATATTGGTGAGGAAGAAGGAAAAGGCAACTTGTTGGCACAGGCTGCTTATCCATTATTGAAAGAAAGTAAACTCATCAACTTTATTGGCAATATTGAAGGCCGTGAAGTATTGACTGGCAGGGCAGATGTGATGGTGTGTGATGGATTTACCGGTAATGTTATTCTGAAGTTGGGTGAATCGATCTTTGATATTGCGAAATCACGCAGTCTTGATGAGGACGATTACTTCAAGCGCTTCAATTTTGAAACCTACGGTGGCACACCCATTCTTGGTATTGATAAACCGGTGATCGTTGGTCACGGTATTTCAACATCAAAAGCATTTTTGAATATGATCCATCTTGCCAGCAAGATGATCGAAACTAAACTGCTGGAGAAAATGAAGGCCAAGTTTGTGAGTGAAGAAGAAGTAGAGTAAAACAGCGATGGGATGAACAAACTGTTTAAACAGAATTGTTTATTTCAGGGAAAATAAAAACATTTTGTTTGAAAAGTTGGGAGCGAATTCTAATTCTCCTATTTTTGCACTCCCAAAAAAACGGAAACGTTTTGAGATTCCGTAGCTCAGTTGGTAGAGCACGACACTTTTAATGTTGGGGTCCTGGGTTCGAGTCCCAGCGGGATCACAGAAACAAAAGCCTCCACACGGAGGCTTTTCTGTTTATATTACTTTTGCAAATAAATCAACAGGCATGGATTTTCAGAATAAGGTTGTTGTTATCACAGGCGGAAGCGATGGCATTGGTAAAGCATTAGTTCAACTTTTTTTAAGCAAAGGTGCAAAGGTTGCTACCTGTGGCAGAAATGCTGACAGGTTGTATTCATTACAACAGGAGTTTGCAGGCAGAGCCTTGCATACGTTTGTAGCCGATGTGAGCAATGAAGACGATTGCACCCGGTTTATTGAAACAACGGTGAAAGCATTTGGAGGTATTGATGTACTCATCAATAATGCCGGCTTATCCATGCGTGCATTAATTATTGAATCGGAAACAAGTGCCTATAAACGATTGATGGATGTAAATTTCTGGGGCACTGTTTATACAACCAAAGCTGCACTTCCTTACATTATTCAACGCAAAGGAACAGTAGCAGGTATTTCATCCATCGTTGGTAACAGGGGCATACCGGGCCGCAGTGCTTATTCAGCCTCAAAATTTGCGATGCAGGGTTGGCTTGAAGCGTTACGTGTAGAAATGTTTGATCATGGCGTCAATGTATTGTGGGTGTCGCCGGGCTTTATTGCTACAAATATCCGTTCAGTTGCACTGAATGGTGAAGGCAACCCAATTGGTGAAACGCCAATGGACGAATCAAAATTGATGAGTGCCGAAGAATGTGCACAGCATATTTTTAATGCCATCGCAAAACGCAAGCGTTCAGTAGTGCTTACTGTAACAGGTAAAGCAACAGTGTGGATGGGTAAACTGTTACCACGTGTTGCTGATAAGTATATCCATAAGTTTTTCTTTAAAGATGGAAAGCTCATTAAATAATACAACCGCTCTTTAACAGCGCTTGTTTCTTCCACTGATTATTCTTTATCTTTCGTTCCAATTTTTCTACGCATCAATGGCTTTACTAACCCTCACATCAGACATCGGAGAACAGGATTACCTGGCCGGGGCAGTGAAAGCTGTGTTGTTACGTCAAAACCCATCGTTCCAATTAATAGATATCACGCACCAGCTATCACCGTTTAATGATCCGCAGGCGGCGTATATTATCCGCAATGCAACCAAACAATTTCCGGCAGGCACCTTTCACATCATTCTTGTAAATCTTTTTCAATACAAGCCCGATCATTTATTGCTGGTGAAACATAATGAGCAGTATTATCTGTTGGCCGATAACGGTCTTATCACCATGATATTGGAAGAAACACCGCAAGAGTTGGTGGCGTTGCCGATGGATAAATCCATTGCTCGTAATACCATTGCCTGTGCAGATGTATTTGCAAAGGCGATTGATGAGCTTGCAAATGGTAAATCGTTGAAAGAGCTGGGCGATGCTTCTATTTCGATACAGGTACGCAACCCGTTACGACCAATTACCACCAGCCAATACATCGAAGGACAGATCATTTCCATTGATCATTTTGAAAATGTGATCGTGAATATTACGCATGAAGAATTTGAAGCGCAACGCAAAGGCCGCCGCTTTAAAATTGTATTTAAACGTGATGAAATGATCGACCGCATCAGCGAAACTTATGCTGATGTGAATGAAGGGGAGAAGCTGGCGTTGTTCAATGCGGGAGGTTATCTTGAAATTGCGATCAACAAAGGCAATGCCGCAGGTTTATTCGGCCTGCAGGGGTTTTCGGAAAAGAGCACCAGCCAGTACACACAAAGCCGTTTATTTTACCAGACAGTGAGGGTTTATTTTGAATAAATACTACCCGTCAAATTATCCTGTTAAAAGAAAGTTGAAATACTTGTTTATACCCTCATCTCCTTATTTTTGCCTGCCTCCCGTTAGGGTGGGCTATTTCTAAACCAAAGCTTCATATGAATTTTCAAAAGCTCAACAACATTACAGGCTGGATCATTGGTCTTGTATCCTGCGCTGTGTACGTGTTAACGATGGAACCAACCGGTAGTTTGTGGGACACAGGCGAATTTATTTCCTGTGCTTACAAATTAGGCATCCCTCACCCTCCGGGCGCACCTTTGTTTATTATGC is part of the Lacibacter sediminis genome and harbors:
- a CDS encoding SAM hydrolase/SAM-dependent halogenase family protein, giving the protein MALLTLTSDIGEQDYLAGAVKAVLLRQNPSFQLIDITHQLSPFNDPQAAYIIRNATKQFPAGTFHIILVNLFQYKPDHLLLVKHNEQYYLLADNGLITMILEETPQELVALPMDKSIARNTIACADVFAKAIDELANGKSLKELGDASISIQVRNPLRPITTSQYIEGQIISIDHFENVIVNITHEEFEAQRKGRRFKIVFKRDEMIDRISETYADVNEGEKLALFNAGGYLEIAINKGNAAGLFGLQGFSEKSTSQYTQSRLFYQTVRVYFE
- a CDS encoding SDR family oxidoreductase, which translates into the protein MDFQNKVVVITGGSDGIGKALVQLFLSKGAKVATCGRNADRLYSLQQEFAGRALHTFVADVSNEDDCTRFIETTVKAFGGIDVLINNAGLSMRALIIESETSAYKRLMDVNFWGTVYTTKAALPYIIQRKGTVAGISSIVGNRGIPGRSAYSASKFAMQGWLEALRVEMFDHGVNVLWVSPGFIATNIRSVALNGEGNPIGETPMDESKLMSAEECAQHIFNAIAKRKRSVVLTVTGKATVWMGKLLPRVADKYIHKFFFKDGKLIK
- the plsX gene encoding phosphate acyltransferase PlsX, yielding MVIGIDMMGGDYAPQQPLLGVDLFLADAAPGIELLLLGDETIMRRHFVTVPPTISFVHTTEVVDMHEPPTKALRDKPNSSMNKGLQLLAEGKIDAFISAGNTGAMMVGVFYTIRAIEGVQRPTISTVIPKVEGGYGLILDVGMQADCKPENLLQNAILGSIYAQNILEIENPAVALINIGEEEGKGNLLAQAAYPLLKESKLINFIGNIEGREVLTGRADVMVCDGFTGNVILKLGESIFDIAKSRSLDEDDYFKRFNFETYGGTPILGIDKPVIVGHGISTSKAFLNMIHLASKMIETKLLEKMKAKFVSEEEVE